The window GCCGGTATTGGTCGCACTCTTGTAGAATCGCACGCCCGTGATAAAGCCGTTCGAGGAGGCTGTGAACTTCACGCCTAGCTCGACCGCCTGCGTGTCGCCACTGTCGACGGTGGCGGGCGTGGCGGAGGCTGTAAACAAGCTCGAACTGGCCGGTTGGCTGGCCGTGGCGAACGTAGACGTATCGTTGGCCACCAGTGCGTTGCCGGCTATGTCCTTCACGCCGTTTGCTCCACCGGCAACCGTGATCGTATAGGTTGTGGCATAAGACAACGGACTGGTCGGGGTCAGCGTTGCGGTGTTGGTCGCGGCATTGTACGTGACCGTGACCGGGATCGTGACATTGCTGGAATTGCGTAGCGTGACGGTCGACGAAGTGATCGTCGCGGCATTCAGCGCTTCGCTGAAGCTGACCGTCAAGGGGGCGCTGGTCGCGACGTTTGTTGCGCCATTGGCCGGATTGAACGCAGTCACTGTCGGCGGCGTGGTGTCTGGCGCTGGCGGAGTCGTGCTGAATACGACGTCGACCCAGTAGTTGCTGGCTTGGAAGGATTGCGTCGGGAACCCGCCCGCTCCGTACAGATAGACTCCGCCGCTGGCTGGCACTTGCAGCGGGCCGCTGGTAACGGACGAAGCAAAATAGGACCGATTCACGGCGTAGTGGCCCGACGTCGTGTGGTAGCTGGCAACGTATGTTGTCCCAGCGGTCACGGCGACAGGCGTCGAAAAGAGGACCTGTTGCCAGCCGCTTCCGCCTTCGCCGGTGAAGGTCGCGGTGGCCAAAAGTGTGCCAGAGCTCGACCATAGGCTGCCGGTATGTGTACCGGTATTGGCAGAACTCTTGTAGTAGCGAATGCCGGTGATGTAACCGCTGGTGTTGGTCGTGAACTTGAC is drawn from Pirellulales bacterium and contains these coding sequences:
- a CDS encoding DUF4082 domain-containing protein, yielding VKFTTNTSGYITGIRYYKSSANTGTHTGSLWSSSGTLLATATFTGEGGSGWQQVLFSTPVAVTAGTTYVASYHTTSGHYAVNRSYFASSVTSGPLQVPASGGVYLYGAGGFPTQSFQASNYWVDVVFSTTPPAPDTTPPTVTAFNPANGATNVATSAPLTVSFSEALNAATITSSTVTLRNSSNVTIPVTVTYNAATNTATLTPTSPLSYATTYTITVAGGANGVKDIAGNALVANDTSTFATASQPASSSLFTASATPATVDSGDTQAVELGVKFTASSNGFITGVRFYKSATNTGIHIGSLWSSSGVLLATATFTSEGASGWQQVNFATPIAVTSGTTYVASYHTTVGHYSVTRSYFTSPVTTGPLQALANGGVYMYGAGGFPTQTYQSSNYWVDVVFTPS